Proteins from one Podospora pseudocomata strain CBS 415.72m chromosome 4, whole genome shotgun sequence genomic window:
- a CDS encoding hypothetical protein (EggNog:ENOG503P26W; COG:S), translating to MDNHHPSPTSDHWVPCSTCSPGGVPESAEDSSGPETAQVSTPHTGTPHTKEPGTRARRRPIPRKGHTKSRLGCFHCKRRKVKCQETIPSCSNCARVGLVCEYPERPRMASAFSASVITVVPTNSLQSSTATVFTQEDMRYFHHFLVTAYPPLPIQGDQIWMQTACLSHSYDYLMHAMLGLAASHLDLHGGNCSSQALAHRVKAIQSLNNSLSKPCSSQAEGDARFAAMMALAFQASCMAEGMPEFLAMSRGCHIIANTAMGSMKNSLFREFTQEGYCDSVRRVIGIVPLDLSEDEEILIGDFLKSLRALGPLCKSPLEVKFLASTEAIAKAARTSASEAFSQFAALYSLFNHSSNEEFAPFIDPNNHPAQLLFIHFVLIEFAIGHIALTTCNKGGRFAYRKRTCIAWMEKLAAGLPVEYEKYAEWPMNYVRRLAAR from the exons AtggacaaccaccacccatcgcCAACCTCTGACCACTGGGTTCCCTGCTCGACATGTTCCCCTGGGGGTGTCCCCGAATCAGCAGAAGACTCATCCGGGCCAGAGACAGCACAGGTATCAACCCCACATACCGGCACACCCCACACCAAAGAACCAGGAACTCGAGCCCGCCGAAGGCCAATCCCGCGAAAGGGACACACAAAGTCCCGGCTGGGTTGCTTCCACTGCAAGAGGCGAAAGGTCAAATGCCAGGAGACGATCCCCTCCTGCTCGAACTGCGCGAGGGTCGGACTGGTGTGTGAGTACCCTGAGCGGCCGAGAATGGCGTCGGCGTTTTCGGCTTCGGTGATAACGGTGGTCCCAACGAACAGCTTGCAGTCATCGACGGCTACGGTGTTTACGCAGGAGGATATGAGGTACTTTCATCACTTTTTGGTGACTGCGTACCCGCCTTTGCCGATACAGGGGGATCAGATTTGGATGCAGACGGCGTGTTTGTCGCATAGC TATGATTATCTTATGCATGCCATGCTTGGGCTGGCGGCGTCACATCTTGATTTGCATGGGGGGAATTGCTCTTCGCAAGCGCTGGCTCACCGTGTCAAGGCGATACAGTCTCTTAACAACAGTTTGAGTAAGCCTTGCTCTTCACAGGCTGAGGGGGATGCAAGGTTTGCTGCTATGATGGCTTTGGCGTTTCAAGCGAGCTGTATGGCTGAGGGTATGCCTGAGTTTCTCGCCATGTCTAGGGGGTGTCATATTATTGCAAATACCGCTATGGGCAGCATGAAGAACTCGTTGTTCCGTGAGTTTACACAGGAAGGGTACTGTGATAGCGTCCGACGAGTCATTGGGATCGTTCCCTTGGATTtgagcgaggatgaggagattcTCATTGGTGACTTTTTGAAGTCTCTGAGGGCACTCGGACCTCTGTGTAAGAGCCCGTTGGAGGTCAAGTTCTTGGCTTCAACAGAGGCGATTGCAAAAGCTGCCAGGACGTCGGCGTCAGAAG CCTTTTCTCAGTTTGCCGCCCTGTATTCCTTATTCAACCACTCCAGCAATGAAGAGTTCGCCCCCTTTAtcgaccccaacaaccatccAGCCCAACTGCTCTTCATCCACTTTGTTCTCATCGAGTTTGCCATCGGGCACATTGCTCTCACTACGTGCAACAAAGGTGGGCGTTTTGCCTATCGAAAAAGAACCTGCATTGCCTGGATGGAGAAGCTTGCTGCCGGGCTGCCTGTCGAGTACGAAAAATACGCAGAGTGGCCGATGAATTATGTCAGGAGGCTAGCTGCTCGCTAG
- a CDS encoding hypothetical protein (EggNog:ENOG503P00F; COG:S), translating into MAKIPTTQVFQKGSVWMYSPSLPLAILFLILYFFACLYITYLTFYRYKTWYMTVFPLGALLEVAGYAVRIYSVKNQGNIAAFIATLTLHVLAPLLFAAGNYLLLGRLISHSLPTRHTLLKIPTRFITRLFVGFDILAAAIQGSGTSIAASANWTGLKALSGVDVLVAGLAVQVAGVGVFLLVLGRFTFLVKQLGSKGGGWGGLLVAVWVSSGLIFVSTSIDWRWLVGEREGGC; encoded by the exons ATGGCCAaaatccccaccacccaagtcTTCCAAAAGGGCTCCGTCTGGATGTACTCCCCTTCCCTGCCACTCGCCATCCTCTTTCTGATCCTCTATTTCTTCGCCTGTCTCTACATCACCTACCTCACCTTTTACCGGTACAAGACCTGGTACATGACCGTCTTCCCTCTTGGTGCTTTGCTGGAAGTGGCAGGCTACGCGGTGAGGATATACTCGGTCAAGAACCAGGGGAACATT GCCGCCTTCATagcaaccctcaccctccacgtcctcgcccccctcctctttgcCGCAGGGaactacctcctcctcggccggctGATCTctcactccctccccacccggcacaccctcctcaagatCCCCACCCGCTTCATAACCCGCCTCTTCGTCGGGTTCGACATCCTCGCCGCTGCGATCCAGGGGTCTGGGACCTCCATCGCCGCGTCGGCGAACTGGACTGGACTGAAGGCACTATCTGGAGTTGACGTGCTTGTTGCTGGGCTGGCGGTGCAGGTTGCGGGAGTgggggtttttcttttggttctGGGGAGGTTTACTTTTCTGGTGAAACAGCTGGGGAGcaaggggggaggttggggcgggttgctggtggcggtTTGGGTGTCGAGTGGGTTGATTTTCGTGAGTACTTCAATTGACTGGagatggttggttggggaaagggaaggaggaTGCTAA